A segment of the Micromonospora sediminicola genome:
GCCTGGGCACCCTGGTGGCGTTGCACCAGCGCGGCCGCACCGGTCGGGGCCAGGTGGTGGACTCGGCCATCTACGAGGCCGTGCTGGCGATGATGGAGTCACTCATCCCCGAGTACCAGATCGCCGGCTACCAGCGGGAGCGGACCGGGACCACCCTGCCGAACGTGTCCCCGAGCAACGTCTACCCGACCGCCGACGGCGAGATGGTGCTGATCGCGGCGAACCAGGACACGGTGTTCCGCCGCCTCGCCGAGGCTATGGGCCGGGCCGAGCTGGCCACCGACGAGAGGTACGCCACGCACGGCGCCCGCGGGCGGTGGATGGAGCAGCTGGACGGCCTGATCGCCGAGTGGAGCTCCACGCTCACCTCCGACGAGCTGCTCGAACGGCTGCACGGGCACGGCGTGCCGGCGGGCCGCATCTTCCGGGCCCGGGACATGTTCGCGGACCCGCACTTCGCCGCCCGGGAGGCGATCGTCCGGCTGACCCATCCGGACCTGGGCGAGTTCGCCATGCACAACGTCGTACCCAAGCTCTCCGACAGCCCGGGCCGGGTCCGGCACGTCGGTCCCGAACTCGGCGAGCACACCGAAGACATCTACCGCGACCTGCTGGGACTCGACGACGGCGCGATCGCGTCGCTGCGTTCCGCCGGCGTCATCTGAGGAGGAACCATGACCTACCGGCTCGGTGTGGACGTGGGGGGAACGTTCACCGACATCCTGCTGATCGACGAGGCGACGGGAGACACCTACCGGGCCAAGACCTCCTCCACCCCCGAGGACCAGTCCGTCGGGGTGCTGCGGGGCATCGAGCGGGCCTGCGCGGCGGCCGGCGTGCCCATGTCGGAGATCGCCGAGGTGTTCCACGGCACCACGGTCGCCACGAACGCGATCCTCGAGGGCAAGGGCGCGCGGGTCGGGCTGGTCACCACCGAGGGCTTCCGGCAGGTGCTCCAGATCGCCCGGTCGTTCGTGCCGGGGGGCCTCGCCGGCTGGATCATCTGGCCGAAGCCGGAGCCGTTGGCGGCCCTGGAGGACACCGTGGAGGTGCGCGGCCGGATCGGCGCCGACGGCACGGTGGTGACCGACCTGGACGAGGCGGACGTCCGCGCGAAGCTGCGCCGGCTGCGTACGCAGGGCATCGAGGCGTTGAGCGTCAGCCTCATCAACTCCTACGCCAACCCGGAGCACGAGCGCCGGGTGGCCGAGCTGGCCGGCGAGGAGCTTCCGGGCGTACCGGTGTCGTTGTCGTCGTCGGTGCTGCCGGAGCTGCGCGAGTACGAGCGGACCATCACCACCGTCGCGAACGCCGCCGTGCAGCCGCAGGTGGCGCGCTACGTGGCGAACCTCGAGGCGCAGCTGCGCGAGTCGGGGGTGGCCGGACGGCTGTGCATCCTGCGCAGCGACGGCGGTCTGGTCTCCGCGGCCGTCGCCGCGGACAACCCGGTGAACCTGCTGCTGTCCGGCCCCGCCGGCGGGGTGACCGGCGCGACCTGGGTGGCGGAGCAGGCCGGCTACCGGGACTTCCTGACCTTCGACATGGGCGGCACCTCCACCGACGTCGCCCTGGTCCAGGGGTTGTCGCCGCGGGTGGGTCGGGAGACCACCGTCGGCGACCTGAAGGTCCGGGCCACCTCCGTCGACGTTCGTACGGTGGGCGCCGGAGGCGGCTCCATCGCCCACGTGCCACCGCTGACCCAGGCGCTTCGGGTGGGCCCGCAGTCGGCCGGCGCCGCCCCCGGTCCGGCCGCGTACGCGGCGGGCGGCGACCAGCCGACGGTGACCGACGCGAACGTCGTGCTCGGCTACCTGCCCACCGACCTGGCCGGGGGCGAGATCACGCTGGACCGCGCGGCGGCGCGGGCGGCCGTGAAGTCGATCGCCGACGCCACCGGGCTGGAGTCGGTGGAGGCCGCCGCCGCGGGCATCGTCGACATCGTCAACGAGAACATGTTCGGCGCGCTGCGGCTGGTGTCGGTGCAGCAGGGCTTCGACCCGCGCGACTACGCGCTGGTGGCCTTCGGTGGAGCCGGTCCGCTGCACGCCAACGCCCTGGGCCGGCTGACCGGAGCCTGGCCGGTGATCATCCCGCCGTCGCCCGGGGTGCTGTGCGCCTACGGCGACGCGACGACCAACCTGCGCGACGAGTCGGTACGCACGCTGGTGCGCCGCTTCGGCGAACTCACCGATGCCAGCCTGCGCGCCGTCCTCGACGAACTCGCCGGCAAGGCGTGCGCCACCCTCGCCGAGCAGGGCGTCCCCACCGGGGAGCAGCGGGTCGTCTACTCCGCCGACCTGCGCTACCACGGGCAGGGCTTCGAGATCCCCGTGGCCGTCGACATCGACGCCTTCGACGGCGCCGGCGGTGGGCTCGCCGCCCTGCGGTCGGCGTTCGACGCCGATCACCAGCGGCTGTTCTCCTTCGTCCTCGACGCCGAGCACGAACTGGTGACCGTCCGGGCCACCGCGCACGGTCCGCGGCCGCAGGTCGCCGCGCCCGAACTCGAAGCCGGAGACGGTGACCCGAGCGCCGCGCTGCGGGCCCACCACCGGATCTGGGTCGACGGCGCCGAGGTCGAGGCCGGCGGCTACGACCGGGCCCTGCTGCGCGCGGGCGATGCCGTACCGGGCCCGGCGATCATCACCGAGATGGACTCCACGACCCTCGTGCTGCCCGGTCACACGGCCACCGTGCACCCCAGTGGCAGCCTCCTCATCCGTCCCGTCGACACCCCCACGGAGAGCTGACCATGGCACGCCTCATCGAGACCGCTACCGGACCACTTCGCTCCGTGGACGTCGACCTGGTCACCCTCGACCTGATCGAGAACGGACTGCGCAACGCCCGCTACGAGATGGACGAGGTGCTCTTCCGGACCGCGCTGTCGCCGGGAATCCGGGAGCAGCACGACGAGTTCCCGCTGATCGCCAACCGGGACGGAAAGATGATGGTGGGACAGTTCGGGCTGTCCATCCCCGACTTCCTGGAGAACTTCGACGGTGACATCGAGGAGGGTGACGTCCTGCTGACGTCGGACCCGTACTCCTGCGGGGCCGCGATCAGCCACGCCAACGACTGGCTCGTGGTGCTGCCCATCTTCTTCGAGGGACGGATCGTGGGCTGGGCGGCGATGTTCGGGCACATGTCCGACGTCGGCGGCAAGACCCCGGCGTCGATGCCGACCGACGCCCGCACCATCTTCGAGGAGGGCGTGGTCATCCCGCCCTTCAAGCTGTACCGCAGGGGTGTGCTCGCCGAGGACGCCCTGCGGATCATCCTCAACCAGGTGCGCAAGCCCGACTGGAACCGCGCGGACCTCAACGGGATCGTCGCGGCCTGCCGGACCGCCTCCCGTCGGGTCCAGGAGATGTGCGCCCGGTTCGGGGTCGACACCTACGACTCCGCGCTCGACCAGCTCCTCGACCGCAACTACCGGGCCATGAAGGTGCTGCTCGAGACGGTGTTCGCCGAGGGCGAGACGCTCTCGTTCACCGACTACATCTGCGACGACGGGCTCGGCTACGGGCCCTACGAACTCAAGCTCAGCCTGACCCGCACCGGCGAGAAGGTGCTGCTGGACTTCACCGGCAGCAGCCCGCAGGCGCAGGGACCGATCAACTACTACATCAACGAGAACCTCGTCCGGATGTTCTTCGGCATCTACATGATCACCGTCGCCGACCCGCAGATCCTCTGGAACGACGGCTTCTACCCGCTGGTCGACGTCACGATCCCCGACGACTCGTTCTGGAAGCCCGCGTACCCCGCCGCCCTCAACGCGCGCAACCACGGCATCGGGCGCGTCTTCGACCTGTTCGGCGGCCTGCTCGGCCAGACCAACCCAGGGCTGCTCAACGCCGCCGGATTCTCGTCGTCACCGCACTTCATGTACTCGGGCACCTACGGGCCCGGAGAGCGCAAGGGCGAATGGTTCCAGCTCTACTCCATCGGGTTCGGCGGCATCCCGGGCCGGCCCGTGGGCGACGGCCCGGACGGCCACTCGCTGTGGCCGTCGTTCGTCAACATCCCGTGCGAGTACCTGGAGTCCTACTACCCGCTGCGCGTCGAACGCTGGGAGACCGTCGCGGACACCGGCGGCGCCGGACTGCACCGCGGCGGCAACGGCGTCGACGTGGCCTACCGGTTCCTGGAGGCCGGCACGATCGCGATCCACGACGACCGCTGGCTGACGTACCCGTGGGGCGTCAACGGCGGCGAGCCGGGCGCCCGTGGCCGCAAGTGGCTCGAACGCGCCGACGGCCGCACCGAGATCCTGGGCAGCAAGGTGCACGACGTGCCCGTGGCCCCGGGCGACGTGCTGCACTTCGTCACCTGGGGCGGCGGCGGCTGGGGCGACCCGCTCGCCCGCGACCCGGAACTGGTCGGCCTCGAGGTCCGCCGGGGCCTGGTCACCCCCGCGGGCGCCCGTCGCTACGGCGTGGTCTGCGACGAGGCCGGCGCCGTCGACGTCGCGGCCACCGAGGAGGTACGGGCCGAGCTGCGCCGCGGACGCCCCGACCCCCTGCCCACGTTCGACATGGGGCCGCCGATCGGGACGGTCCTGGACCGGTGCCTGGAGGAGACGGGCCTTCCCGCTCCCCGGCCGCCCGTCGCCCGATGAGCCCCGCGCCGGCCGCCGGCGAGGACGGATTCGGGGGTGCGCTCCCGCCCGGCGCCCGTCCCGCCGTGCTCGTCATCGACCTGATGCGGGCCTACTTCGACCCGGCCAGCCCGCTGTGCCTGCCGTCCACCGACTGCCTGCGGTCGGCCGGCCGGGTCGTCGCCGCGGCCCGCGGCCACCGGATCCCCGTGCTGCACACCCGCGTCGCCTACGGGCCCGGCGGTGTCGACGGAGGTCTGTTCGTCCGGAAGGTCCCCGCCCTCCGGCAGCTCTTCGACGGCGGTGGCGCGATGGGGCAACCGATGCCGCAGGTCTGCCCCGCCGACGACGAACTGGTCCTGGTCAAGCAGTACGCCA
Coding sequences within it:
- a CDS encoding hydantoinase B/oxoprolinase family protein: MARLIETATGPLRSVDVDLVTLDLIENGLRNARYEMDEVLFRTALSPGIREQHDEFPLIANRDGKMMVGQFGLSIPDFLENFDGDIEEGDVLLTSDPYSCGAAISHANDWLVVLPIFFEGRIVGWAAMFGHMSDVGGKTPASMPTDARTIFEEGVVIPPFKLYRRGVLAEDALRIILNQVRKPDWNRADLNGIVAACRTASRRVQEMCARFGVDTYDSALDQLLDRNYRAMKVLLETVFAEGETLSFTDYICDDGLGYGPYELKLSLTRTGEKVLLDFTGSSPQAQGPINYYINENLVRMFFGIYMITVADPQILWNDGFYPLVDVTIPDDSFWKPAYPAALNARNHGIGRVFDLFGGLLGQTNPGLLNAAGFSSSPHFMYSGTYGPGERKGEWFQLYSIGFGGIPGRPVGDGPDGHSLWPSFVNIPCEYLESYYPLRVERWETVADTGGAGLHRGGNGVDVAYRFLEAGTIAIHDDRWLTYPWGVNGGEPGARGRKWLERADGRTEILGSKVHDVPVAPGDVLHFVTWGGGGWGDPLARDPELVGLEVRRGLVTPAGARRYGVVCDEAGAVDVAATEEVRAELRRGRPDPLPTFDMGPPIGTVLDRCLEETGLPAPRPPVAR
- a CDS encoding CaiB/BaiF CoA transferase family protein, producing the protein MSTPLPLDDIRVIELGQLLAGPFCGQLLGDFGAEVIKVEDPGRGDPMRQWGREKPYGKSLWWPVVARNKKSVTADLRTDEGQDLVRRLVARADVLIENFRPGTLERWGLAPERLWEINPGLVITRVTGFGQTGPYSSRAGYGSIGEAMGGIRYVTGDPDRPPARAGVSLGDSLAATFACLGTLVALHQRGRTGRGQVVDSAIYEAVLAMMESLIPEYQIAGYQRERTGTTLPNVSPSNVYPTADGEMVLIAANQDTVFRRLAEAMGRAELATDERYATHGARGRWMEQLDGLIAEWSSTLTSDELLERLHGHGVPAGRIFRARDMFADPHFAAREAIVRLTHPDLGEFAMHNVVPKLSDSPGRVRHVGPELGEHTEDIYRDLLGLDDGAIASLRSAGVI
- a CDS encoding hydantoinase/oxoprolinase family protein; this encodes MTYRLGVDVGGTFTDILLIDEATGDTYRAKTSSTPEDQSVGVLRGIERACAAAGVPMSEIAEVFHGTTVATNAILEGKGARVGLVTTEGFRQVLQIARSFVPGGLAGWIIWPKPEPLAALEDTVEVRGRIGADGTVVTDLDEADVRAKLRRLRTQGIEALSVSLINSYANPEHERRVAELAGEELPGVPVSLSSSVLPELREYERTITTVANAAVQPQVARYVANLEAQLRESGVAGRLCILRSDGGLVSAAVAADNPVNLLLSGPAGGVTGATWVAEQAGYRDFLTFDMGGTSTDVALVQGLSPRVGRETTVGDLKVRATSVDVRTVGAGGGSIAHVPPLTQALRVGPQSAGAAPGPAAYAAGGDQPTVTDANVVLGYLPTDLAGGEITLDRAAARAAVKSIADATGLESVEAAAAGIVDIVNENMFGALRLVSVQQGFDPRDYALVAFGGAGPLHANALGRLTGAWPVIIPPSPGVLCAYGDATTNLRDESVRTLVRRFGELTDASLRAVLDELAGKACATLAEQGVPTGEQRVVYSADLRYHGQGFEIPVAVDIDAFDGAGGGLAALRSAFDADHQRLFSFVLDAEHELVTVRATAHGPRPQVAAPELEAGDGDPSAALRAHHRIWVDGAEVEAGGYDRALLRAGDAVPGPAIITEMDSTTLVLPGHTATVHPSGSLLIRPVDTPTES
- a CDS encoding isochorismatase family protein, with product MSPAPAAGEDGFGGALPPGARPAVLVIDLMRAYFDPASPLCLPSTDCLRSAGRVVAAARGHRIPVLHTRVAYGPGGVDGGLFVRKVPALRQLFDGGGAMGQPMPQVCPADDELVLVKQYASAFFGTSLASTLRAAHVDTVVLVGVSTSGCVRATAVDAIQHGFVPLVVREAVADRAAGPHEASLTDLQAKYAEVISEADAVAYLSEDR